One window of Nymphaea colorata isolate Beijing-Zhang1983 chromosome 1, ASM883128v2, whole genome shotgun sequence genomic DNA carries:
- the LOC116249146 gene encoding LOW QUALITY PROTEIN: pentatricopeptide repeat-containing protein At5g06540-like (The sequence of the model RefSeq protein was modified relative to this genomic sequence to represent the inferred CDS: inserted 1 base in 1 codon), giving the protein MMAKSASVSKILKLKNPKLSLLETCSGLEQLKKIHGHMIRMGLVEDAFCVSRLLVFCAIHENGCLVYANRVFKQIKSPNVFVYNAMIRGHACGKKPEVSLGFYRQLLKQGLLPDNLTFPFLVKSCTHLQCLXVREGVHGQVIRHGFEFDVYVQNSLVHMYASCGDLETARKLFEKIRQLDVVSWSSMISGYNRFGDVTSARELFDKMPDRNVVTWSIMVAGYAHNGRFDKALEIFQLLQEENVQANEAVMASVIASCAHLGALDQGKKAHDYVIRNKLSVTLNLGTALVYMYARCGSIDRALQVFHDMPDQDVLSWTAMLSGLAMHGHARRAIEYFYEMLRAGFRPRDVTFTAVLSACSHGGLVEKGFELFENMKKEYSIEPRMEHYGCMVDLLGRAGKLDEAEGFIHGMPLEPSAPIWGALLGACRIHRNAEMGERVGKKLLELMPNHSGYYVLLSNICARANHWDNVIKLRAKMKEIGVKKSPGFSLIELNGVVHRFTIGDVSHPEIAKIKAMWEEIVRQIRAAGYVEDTSNVLFDVDDEERESSLARHSEKLAIAFGLMRSGKGTTILIVKNLRVCEDCHTASKFVSKVFERELIVRDRNRFHHFKDGACSCMDYW; this is encoded by the exons ATGATGGCCAAGAGTGCTTCAGTTTCCAAAATTCTCAAGCTCAAGAATCCAAAACTGTCTTTGTTAGAGACGTGTTCCGGTCTCGAACAACTGAAGAAAATTCATGGCCATATGATCAGAATGGGTCTCGTAGAAGATGCGTTTTGTGTCAGCCGACTGCTAGTCTTCTGTGCAATCCATGAGAATGGCTGCTTAGTTTATGCCAATCGCGTTTTCAAACAGATCAAGAGCCCAAATGTGTTTGTGTATAATGCCATGATCAGAGGGCATGCTTGTGGAAAGAAACCAGAAGTCTCACTTGGGTTCTACCGGCAACTGCTGAAACAGGGCTTACTACCAGACAATCTCACATTCCCCTTCTTGGTTAAGTCATGCACCCATCTTCAGTGTT GAGTTAGGGAGGGGGTTCATGGCCAAGTGATCAGACATGGTTTTGAGTTCGACGTCTACGTCCAAAATTCTCTGGTTCATATGTATGCTTCATGTGGTGATCTAGAGACAGCGCGGAAACTGTTTGAGAAAATTCGGCAATTAGACGTAGTATCTTGGAGCTCTATGATTTctggttacaacagatttggaGACGTCACATCTGCGAGGGAGTTGTTCGATAAAATGCCTGACAGAAACGTGGTAACATGGAGCATAATGGTTGCGGGATATGCTCACAATGGCCGCTTTGACAAAGCATTAGAAATCTTTCAGCTACTTCAAGAAGAGAATGTGCAGGCTAATGAAGCGGTCATGGCCAGTGTCATTGCTTCCTGCGCCCATCTCGGGGCCCTGGATCAAGGTAAGAAGGCCCATGATTATGTTATCAGAAACAAGCTCTCTGTTACTTTAAATCTTGGGACTGCACTTGTTTACATGTACGCGAGATGTGGGAGCATTGACAGGGCACTGCAAGTGTTTCATGACATGCCTGATCAAGATGTTCTCAGCTGGACGGCAATGTTAAGTGGCCTGGCTATGCATGGTCATGCAAGAAGGGCAATCGAGTACTTCTATGAGATGCTGAGAGCGGGGTTTAGACCAAGGGATGTCACATTCACTGCAGTTTTATCGGCTTGCAGCCATGGAGGATTGGTCGAGAAAGGCTTCGAActttttgaaaacatgaaaaaggaatACAGTATTGAGCCAAGGATGGAGCACTATGGATGCATGGTGGATCTGCTTGGACGTGCAGGAAAGCTAGATGAAGCTGAAGGTTTTATACATGGAATGCCATTGGAGCCGAGTGCGCCCATTTGGGGTGCCCTGCTTGGTGCTTGTCGAATTCACAGGAATGCAGAAATGGGAGAGAGAGTGGGTAAAAAACTATTGGAGTTGATGCCAAACCACAGTGGGTACTATGTGCTATTATCAAACATATGTGCTCGTGCCAACCACTGGGATAATGTGATCAAGTTGAGGgcaaaaatgaaggaaattggGGTGAAGAAATCACCAGGCTTTAGCCTGATAGAGCTGAATGGAGTGGTGCATCGATTTACAATTGGAGATGTCTCTCATCCTGAAATTGCCAAGATTAAGGCAATGTGGGAAGAAATAGTCCGCCAGATACGTGCAGCCGGATATGTAGAAGATACATCAAATGTTCTGTTCGATGTAGATGATgaggaaagagagagctcaCTTGCTAGGCACAGTGAGAAGCTTGCAATTGCATTTGGTTTGATGAGGTCAGGCAAGGGGACCACCATCCTGATTGTAAAGAACCTCAGGGTGTGTGAAGACTGCCACACAGCATCCAAGTTTGTGTCAAAGGTCTTTGAAAGGGAGTTGATTGTGAGAGACAGGAATAGGTTTCACCATTTCAAGGATGGTGCCTGCTCCTGTATGGATTACTGGTGA